Genomic window (Hydrogenimonas cancrithermarum):
TTCCCCGCCGTCCCATGGCGATTCCGATGTCGGCTTGTTTGAGCGCCGGCGCATCGTTGACGCCATCCCCCGTCATCGCCGTAACCAGTCCCTCTCGCTGAAGGACTTTGACGATACGTAATTTGTCCTGGGGCGTGGTTCTGGCAAAGATGACACCCTCTTTGAGCGCCCTGCTCAGTTCTTCGTCCTCCATGCCGGCAAGTTCACTGCCGGTCACTGCCCGCGTCGCATCGAGTCCTACCTCCTTGGCGATCGCCAGTGCCGTCAACGGTGCGTCACCGGTGATCATGACGACACGGATACCGGCTCTTTGTGCCGTACGAATCGCTTCGGGCACCTCCGGGCGCGGCGGGTCGATAATACCAACGACCCCCAACAGCGTCAAATCCTTTTCCACATCTTCGGGATCCAACTTCGTCTCGGGCGGCAACACCCGCTTGGCCATGGCGAGCGTCCGCAATCCACGTTTGGCCAGCTCGACATAGCCCTCTTCGAAAGCTTTTCGCATATGTGTATCGAGCGGCTTCCTGTCGTTGCCGTCGAAATAGTGCGATGCACGCGCCAACAACACTTCGGGTGCCCCTTTGACATAAGCGACTTTCTGCCCTTTTTCCTCCACAATGACCGTCATCCGCTTACGTTCGGAATTGAACGAAAATTCACTGACGATTTTCGGCTCCCCGGGAACCAGCCAAGCTTTGTACGCCGCAACGATCAAAGAGGCTTCCGTCGGTTCTCCGGCGATTTTCCATCCATCTTTTTCTTTGCGTAAAGAAGCGTGGTTGCAGAGCAGCCCGGTTTTCAGAAGCAGCAACAGGTCTTTCCGCCCTTTGTAATTGACCCGTTCGCCATGCGTTTCGAAATGCCCGGCAGGATCGTACCCGCTTCCGGTCACGTCGATCTCTCCATTGAACAGCCAGATCTTTTTGACCGTCATCTGGTTCTGTGTCAGAGTTCCCGTTTTGTCGGTACAGATGACATTGGCGCTTCCGAGATTTTCGGCCGCCTGAAGACGCCGAAGCAGTGCATGCCGGCGCACCATCGCCTTGACACCGAGCGCCAGCGTGATCGTCACGACGGCGGGAAGCCCTTCCGGTACGACGGCCACGGCAAGTGAAACGCCTGTGAGAAACATCTCCATCAGATCCTTGCCGAAAAGGTACCCTACGATCGCCACGAGTGCCGAAATGGCGACGGAGAGAATGCCGAGTTTCTTGCCTAGAAGCGCCAATCTCTTCTGAAGCGGTGTCTGTGCCTGCTTCACTTCACTGGTCAGTTTCGCAATCTTGCCGAACTCCGTATTCATTCCCGTTGCAACGACGATCCCTTTTGCGTAGCCGTTCGTAACGTTCGTGCCCATCCATGCCATGCTCCGCCGTTCGGCCAGTGGCGCCGCCTTCAGCACCGCTTTGACCGCTTTGGTTACGGAAACAGATTCGCCAGTGAGTGCCGATTCGTCGATTTTGAGATTGACCACCTCGATCAGTCGAAGATCGGCGGGAACCCGGTCGCCGATTTCGAGCAGTACGATATCGCCCGGTACCAGCATGGCCGCGTCGATTTCCGCCTCTTTGCCGTCACGAAGCACCTTGCATCGGGGCGAAAGCATCTTCTGCAACGCTTCGATCGCCTTTTCGGCTTTGAACTCCTGTACGAATCCCAAAATACCGTTGAGAATCACGATCGCCAGAATCGTAACGGCATCGCCCATCTCCCCGATCGCAAACGCGATCGCCGCCGCCGCCAGGAGAATAAGGATCAGTACATCGGTAAACTGCCGCAACAGAATTTTGTACCATCTCTCTTGCCGAGCCGCTTCGATTCGGTTGGGGCCGAATGTCTCGAGGCGCCTCTTCGCTTCGTCGACGGACAAACCATTTTTGGGATCGGTTCGAAGCAGTTGAAGGAGCGCATCGACCGGTTCCGCATGCCAGGCGACGGGAGCTTCGGCGATCGGTTCGGTTTCCGATGTAACGGGAGGGGCGATCTCTCCCACCAACACAGGACGCCACCTCGCGACAAGCATGGAGAATGTCAGCGGCACGATAATCGTCGAAACCGAGGAGGCCGCTACAAGTGCCGTGAAGAGTTCGATATCGATCAACTGTGCATCGAGCAGAAGTTTAGCGACGATGATCTCCGTCGTCAATCGGGCATTGAGGCCGATACCGATCGTCCATGCCTCTTTGACAGTGAGCTTCTTCATCGGCACCATCAAAAAAATACCGACGATTTTACCTACGAAGGCCGCCAAAAAGAGCAAAATCGCCAATTCAGGCGCATCGATCAGCCCTTTCAGATCGACACTTATTCCGACCCAAAGAAAAAAAACGATGCCGAAAAATCCGTAACCAATAGCCCGTATCGCACGGGTCGCACGTTCCCCCGCCACCCCCGCATCGTCAAAGACGGGATGCATCAGTATCCCCGCCACGATGGCGCCAACTACCAGGCCGAGATCGGCATATTCGGCAAACCCGCCAAAGATGAAAAGCGTAATGATCATCAGCATAATCAGATTGGAGACTTTGATCCGGGTCCAGTGTGAAAGCGGTATCAGAACATAACGGCGGGCGAACCAGGCCACAATGGTGAAAATCGCGATATTAAGTGCGATATCGACGATCTCCTTCGTATCGTTCGTAATCACACCCGTTTTTGTGCCAATCCAGACCGACACAAAAGCGACCAGAAAAACTTCGATGACATCGTCTAGCACACCGGCTCCAACAATATAGTTGCCCACTTTGGTCCGGATAAGATCGAACTCGTCGAGAATCGGAACGATGACCGCCTCGGCAGTCGGCATACGGGTAATTCCGATGACGAATGCCAATAACCACCCATATCCGAGCCAAAGCATAACGCCGACCCCCATCATAAACGGGACAACGGTGTTGAGCAGCGTCGCGAGAACGATGTCGCCGCTTTGGCTACGCATCTCCTTCATATCGATCTGCAGGCCAATGAAAAAGAGGAGAAAAAGGACGCCCAGATCCGCCAAAACGGTAAAAATATCGCCATTTAAGCCCGTCGTCAGAATCTCTCCAATCGCAGTATAGTGAAGCCCCATTGCAACGAAAAGCGCCGCGAGAATCCCAGGAATTTTCAGGCGTTCGAAAAAACCGGCAAGAAAATAGGTAAGGCCGAATAGAAGAGAGAGCAGTAACAAAAATTCACCCAACACTTGATCATTCATAGCCGGTCCTACACTTTTATCACTTTTTCTATTTTACTCCCAACTCTCTTAAAAGCTCTCAAGACCCTGAAACGGCTGTGGCAAACGCGCCAAATATCTTCCGGCTGTGCCACGCATAGGGCATGAACTCAGGATGCCATTGCAATCCCAATACAAACCTTCCCTCTCGCTGTTCGATCGCCTGAACGATACCATTACGATCATACGCGGCCACGTGAAGCCCTTCTCCGATCCTGTCGACGGCCTGATGGTGAAGGGCGTTCACTTTCAGTACCGGAACACCGACAATCTGATGAAGGCGCGATACCCGTTCGATCGTTACCTCCCGCAGCGGCAAAGGTGTTCTTGGATGTGGATGTTCGAGCGGAAGATCTTCGATGTGAGGATGCAGTGTTCCATGATGAAAAAGGTTGATAAGCTGCATACCCCGGCAGATACCCATCACGGGAAGGTTTTCCTGTTGTGCTCTTTCCAGGAGAAAAAGTTCCATCTCATCGCGTTTGGGATCGCTTTTCACGATGGATGGGTGCTCGTATCCTCCGTACGTGGAGGGATCGATGTCGATACCTCCCGTTATCAATACGCCGTCCATTCGTATACCGGGGTCCCATGAGTGAGGATGAAAGAAACGGGCTTTCAGCCCATACAGCGCCAGCAGAAAACGGCTCATATACCATGCCGTCCGACTCCCCCGTTGGGAGCCTGTAACGATGACTACCCTTTTTCGACCCACGCCTTCACCTCCTTCAGCCATTGATCTTTTTGAAAAAAGTGAAACGGTGAATCGAGATACTCGAGAAATCGGTCACCGAGCCTTTTCATCGCCACCTCGTCACTCGCCAGCCTCTCGACAAGCACCCAGCTGTTCCATGCGTCACAGGTACACCATGCAGCTTCATCGACACGGGAGTTCGGCAATCGGTAGTGATAGGTCGGGCGTGCCGATATCTTTTCTCCCTCCATCTTCTCCATGACCCGGTCGATGTCGATCCATGCCAGCAGCGGCAGCAGATCGAGGGCCCGGTTTCGGGTCGGGTTGTACGCCAGATAATCGTCGATAAGCTGCGGCATTGTCGGGTCGTAAGCGGAATCGAGTACCCGTTCGATATACCCTTTGTCGAACGGATCGATGTAAGGTGTCAGACGCCGCGTCATATCGGGCTTGATCGTTTCGACAAGATAATCGTAAAGCAGAAAAAAGGCTCGAAGCGTCTTGAGTATCTCATCCACCGTGATCCGCGCCGCTTCGGGATTGATATGAAATCCGAATGCATAGAGAGGATCGGCTTTCGTCCCCATCGCGCCGTAACACCGCAGTGCCTCTTTGACCGTTTCGATCACATCGATTCTGTCCAGTGGAAGAGGTGAAGTCGAAACTTCGTACGGAACGACCGTCTCACTCAAATCCGCGATGAACCGCTCGATCGCTTCGATGGTATCTTTTTCGAGTGCCTGATCGAGCCCGATATGGTGGAGCCAATGCTCGAGTCCCGACTCCACGAGAAACTGAAAATCGAGAACGAGTGTAAAAGTTCCATACTCGGTATCCCGGATTTTGTAGTGGTAGGGGTTGATGACATCGACTCTGCCGCCCACTGTCTTCAAGATGACAGCGGCACTCTTTGTCAGCGTCAATCCCGCATACTCGAGTTCGAAACCGACACTTCTGAGCTCTCCCTGGGCATTGGTCCGCATCGGCGGCTGTAAAAATCTCTCAAGCATCATAATTAAATTATACACTTTTTGCGGCGACGACGGCTGAAGAGAAAGCCCATTGAAAGTTGTAGCCTCCCAGCCGTCCGGTTACATCGACAACCTCGCCCGCGAAATAGAGCCCGTCCACCAGACGGCTCTGCATCGTCTCCGGATCGATTTCATCCGTCGCTACCCCTCCTTTGGTCACCTCCGCTTTGGCATAGCCGAAGGTACCGGCCGGTGCGAATGCATAGGACTTTAAAAGAGAGAGGCGCTGTTTCTGCCCTTCCCTCATCGAACGGTACGGAATATTCGGCAGTGCAAGCGCACTGAAAAAGGCTTTGACAAACCTTTTTGGAAGCGGGATCTGCGAAGCGGCCGTTTTGGCAGAAGAGCCAAAAAGAGATTTGAATCTTCGCCCCGGAAGAAAATCGACGGTGATTTTTCCCTGGTTCCAGTAAAGCGAAGCATCGAGCAACACAGGGCCACTGACACCCCTGTGAGCGAAGAGAATATCGCCTTCGAGCAGGCGCCGCCCAACCTGAACGGTCACGGAAAGCGAAAGGCCGCTGAGCTCTTTCATCCATACCTGTTCGGGTTGAAGCGTCAGCCCGACAAGGGCGGGGCGCAGCGGTACGATTCCGTGCCCGAACGATTCGGCAATTTCGTAACCGATACCGGTCGCTCCGACGCTCGAATAACTCAACCCCCCGGTGGCGATCAACAGCTTTTTGGCGTAAACCTCTCCTTTGGAAGTTTCGACGACGAAAAGTTCTCCCGGTTTTTGGGCTCCAAAGATCTCCGTTTCGTACGATATTTCTACCGATGGCGCTGCTCGAAGCAGCAGGTCCGTCAACGCTTGTGCACGATCGGGACAGAAGTACTGGCACTCTTTCCGCACGACGGGTTCGAGACCATGATGACGCAAAAAAGCGATCAGCGCTTCGTTGTCGAATCGGTTGAGAACCTTTTCAACGAATTTTGGATCGCCTAGATAATAAGAGGATGAGAGATTTTGGTTGGTGATATTGCAGCGTCCGCCGCCCGAGATTGCGATCTTGGCGCCCGGACGGGAATTGTGTTCGAGAATGAGCACCTTTCGCGAGCGTTGGTGGGCGGCAGCCATCAGGCCCGCCGCACCGGCTCCCAGGATAATCAGATCATACGGCAACACGGTTTAGTAGCGACGGCCGCCACCGCTTCTTCGGCGATTTCCGCCGCCACCGCCGCTGCGGCGTTTGCGGTTGCCGCCTTTTTTCGATTTCTCGCCGACACCGCTCATCGCCATCAGACGCTCGACCTCATCCTGACTCAGCCCGATGCCACTTCCCTGCCGAGACAAAATACCCTTGTCGAGAATCATGGAGATCAGTTTATAGGCAACTTTTTGGGGTGCCATCTCGTTCTCGAGCACTTCGTATATCTTCACCGCTTCCTGGTTGATATCCTGTTCACGAACGGCGTCGAGAAAGCGCTCGGCGACGTTTTCCGCAGATTCACCGCCTTCGTCGACGAAGCCGTACTCCATCTTCGTACCGACCTTCTGCCGGATACGCTCGAGCTCTTTGAACTCCAAAGGGGTCACCAGCGTGATCGCCGTCCCCTTCTTGCCCGCGCGTCCCGTACGGCCGATGCGGTGAACGTAGCTCTCCGGATCGAACGGAATGTGATAGTTGAAAACGTGACTGACGTTCTCGATGTTGAGCCCGCGCGCCGCGACGTCGGTCGCGACCAGGATGTCGATATCTCGCCCGCGGAACCCTTTGATCACCTCCATGCGCTCACGCATCTCCATGTCGCCGTGAAGGCCTCTGGCGTTGACGCCCTGTGCCTGCAGAAGCTCCGCCACCCGGTCGACTTCGCGTTTCATGCGACAGAAGACGATCGCCTTTTCGGGCTCCTCTTTATCCAGAAGTCTCACGATCGCATCGTCACGGTCTTTCTCTTCGATGACGTAGTAGAGCTGGCGGATATCCTTGTTGGTCGTCTCTTTCTTGGTAACGGATACGAATTTCGGCTCATGCAGGATGTGGCGTGCCAGGTCTTTGATGGGTTCGGGCATCGTCGCGGAGAAAAGCAGGGTTTGACGCTGCTGCGGAAGATAACTGAAGATCTCTTTGATGTCGTCCAGAAAGCCCATGTCCAGCATTTCATCGGCCTCGTCCAGAACGACGATGGAGGGGTTGAAATCTTCGAGTTTTCCGCTGCTGAGCATATCCAGAAGGCGGCCAGGCGTCGCGACGACCACCTGTGCCCCACGACTGATCAGGTCGAGCTGCCGGCGATAACTTTGTCCGCCGTAGACGCTGACGGTGCGAATCCCCGCGAAACGCCCGAGGCTGAAAAGTTCGTCACTCACCTGTGTCGCCAGTTCGCGCGTCGGGGTAATGACCAACATATCGACACCGTTGCGCCATTCGATATTGTTGAGCGCCGGCAGACCGAACGCCGCCGTCTTGCCCGTACCCGTATGCGCCTGTCCGACGACATCGTGGCCTTCGAGAATCAAAGGTATGACCTTCTCCTGAATCGGGCTCGGCACTTTGAATCCCATACGGTCGATCGCACGCATGATCGGCTGTTTGAATCCGAAATCGGAAAAACTCATCGTGGATTGCTCCGGCTGCTCTTCTTGTGTCTGTTGTTCGATTGTCTCTTGTTCCATGTTTATGGTTCTCTTTGTATTGAAGTATAGCTTCGACCAACGGTATAGGCATACTTTCACACCGGTAGATTGTAGCAAGGCAAAAGAATGCGTTTTTTATTGATCAAAGTCTATTTACCGACGGCACGCACATCATGCTCCCTAGCTTTGTGCCCTCGGTGCCCATCTGGTAAACATACTCGAAATGAAGTATATTTGTAGTCGACGGGAAGGACTGACCATATCGGTCAGGTGTTAGGATGGCGCATTATACCATAATTCAAGATTCAAGCCCGATCGACATCCGCCAAAACGAATGCACCGAGAAGATCGACGCCATGTTGCAACAACCGGCCATGCGCTTCCTTCAGCGTCAGCCCCGTGGTAATGATGTCATCGACCAGTACAGCGTCGATATTCGTTGGACCTGTATAGCGGAAATCTCTCGGGTTTTGAACTCTGAATGCAAGCGGCTGACCCGAATAGGAGAGACGGTTTTGGGCATGAAGACGGCCAAAAAGAGGACGATAGCCGTACCGTTTCAATCCTTTGGCCAGTATCGCCGTGTGGCTGTAACCGCCGGACGGATCGTCGTCCACGGGAATCGCGAAGGTCGTTCTTTTGGTTTGCGACAAGGCTTTGAACGCCTCTTTGGCGAGTATACGGTAGATGAACCAGCCGTGCGGCAGGTGCTTTGTCAGAAGAAAGGGCTCGATCTCGTCATAGGCGTAAAAGCTGATAACCTCGAGGCCCGTTTCGAGTTTTCGGATGCGCGGTTCGGGTTTCAGATAGTGTTCGCGGCAGACGCTGCAGAGGAGGGAGAAAGAGAGACGGCGGCAGCTCAGGCAGCGCATTATCGAGTGTTGAGCATTGAGTTTTGAGTACTGAGAACAAATACCTTCCGCTTTCTCAACACTCAGCCCTCAACACTCGATTCTCAGTCTATTTTGAGGACGGCAAGGAAGGCATCCTGCGGCAGCTGCACCTTGCCGATCGCCTTCATCCGCTTTTTACCCTCTTTCTGTTTCTCGAGAAGTTTACGTTTCCGGGTGATGTCGCCACCGTAACATTTGGCGGTGACGTTTTTGCCCATCGACTTGACCGTCTCACGGGCGATGACCTTGTTGCCCACACTGGCCTGCACCGCCACTTCGAAGAGCTGGCGAGGGATCAGCTCTTTCATCGTCTTGACCAGTTCTCGGCCTCTGGATTGTGCCTTTTCGCGCGGAACGATGATACTGAGTGCATCGACCACATCTCCGGCGACACGCACATCCAGTTTCACGAGGTCGCCTTCGCGGTAATCGATCGGTTCGTAGTCGAAACTGGCGTACCCTTTCGTCGCGCTTTTAAGCTTGTCGTAGAAATCGACGACGATCTCGTTCATCGGCACGGCATAGACCAACATGACACGATCTTCGTTCAGGTACTCCATCTTCTCCTGGACCCCGCGGCGGTCGGCCATCATCGTGATGATGTTGCCAAGAAACTCTTTGGGCGTGATGATCGTCGCACGGACGTAGGGTTCGTAGATCTTTTCGATCTTGCTGGTGTCGGGCATTTCGCTGGGGTTTTGCACCTCCACTTCGGTCCCGTCGGTCAGCTCGACCTTGTAGACGACCGTCGGCGCCGTCGCGATCAGGTCGAGGCCGAATTCGCGCTCGAGCCGCTCTTTGACCACCTCCATATGGAGCATACCCAAAAAGCCGACTCGGAAGCCGAAACCGAGCGCCACGGAGCTCTCCGGCTCGTAGCTGATAGAAGCGTCGTTGAGCTTCAGTTTGTCCAGCGCGTCACGCAGCTCTTCGAACTTGTCCGTGTCGATCGGGTAGAGGCCGGCGAAAACGAAGGGCCTGACCTCCTTGAATCCGCCTACGGGCTCCTTGGTCGGATGTTTGGCATCGGTGATCGTATCGCCCACGGCGACGTCGCTGACATTTTTGAGGCCCAGCACGACGATTCCGACTTCACCCGTCTTGATCTCGTTCGTCTTGGTCGGCTTGAGCGGATGGGGATAGGTGAGGCCCAGCACCTGGTGCTTCTTGCCTGTCCCCATGATGAGTACTTCCTGTCCCTTTTTGATCGAGCCATCGAAGACGCGTACGAGCGCGAGCGCACCGAGATAGTTGTCGAACCAGCTGTCGTAAATGATCGCTTTGGTCGGTGCCTCTTCATCACCCTGCGGCGCAGGAACACGGTCGACGATCGCATCGAGCAGTTCACGAATCCCCTCCCCCGTCTTGGCGCTGGCATAGATCGCTCCGCTGCAATCGAGCCCGATCGTCTGTTCGATCTCTTCGACAACACGGTCGGGGTCCGCCGCGGGGAGGTCGATCTTGTTGATGACGGGAATGATCTCCAGATCATTTTCAAGCGCGATGTAGACGTTCGCGATGGTTTGCGCCTCCACGCCCTGTGATGCGTCGACAACCAGCAGCGCCCCTTCGCTCGAAGCGAGCGATTTGCTCACTTCATAACTGAAATCGACGTGGCCGGGGGTATCGATCAGGTTCAAAATATAGGGTTGGCCATCCTTGACGTAGGTCAGACGAACGCTCTGCGCTTTGATCGTGATACCACGCTCCTGCTCGATATCCATCGTGTCCATCATTTGCGTGCCGAGCTCCCGCTCGGTGACGGCCCCACACTCCTGGATAATCCGGTCGGCCAATGTACTCTTGCCATGGTCGATGTGGGCGATAATGGAGAAGTTACGGATATTTTTCTGCACAGAAAACCTTATGAAAAGAGCGAATTAACGCTCTCGTTGTGATAGACACGGCGGATCACTTCGGCAAAGACCGGTGCGGCGGGCAGTACGGTGATCTTGTCGCAAGCCTCTTTGAGCGGCAGCGTATCGGAGACGATCAATTCGTCGAGTTCGCCTTCACGGATGCGCTCGTATGCCGGCCCGCTGAGTACCGGATGGGTACAGCAGGCGATAACGCTTTTGGCGCCATGCTCTTTGAGCGCCGCGGCACTTTTGACGATGGTGCCGGCCGTGTCGATCATATCGTCGACCAGAACCACATTTTTACCTGCCACGTCACCGATGATGTTCATGACTTCCGACACGTTCGCCTTCTCGCGGCGTTTGTCGACGATCGCCATATCGACGCCGAGGCGGCTGGCGAAATAGCGTGCCCGTGCAACGCCACCGATATCGGGGCTCGCCACGATAAGATCGTCGAGATTTTTCGATTTGATGTGGTTGATGAAAAGAATTGCACCGTAAAGGTTGTCGACCGGAATGTCGAAAAAGCCCTGGATCTGTCCGGCATGCAGATCCATCGTGATCACACGGTCGATGCCGGCCGTCTCGATCAGGTTGGCGACCAGCTTCGCCGTGATCGGCACGCGCGGTGCGGCTTTTCTGTCCTGCCTGGCATAACCGAAATAGGGAACGACGGCATTGATCGATTTGGCCGAACTGCGGCGAAGCGCATCGGTCATGATCAGCAGTTCCATCAGATTGTCGTTCGAGGGCGCTCCCGTGGACTGGATGATGAAGACATCGCGGCCCCGAACGCTTTCACTGATCTGACAACCGATCTCGCCATCGCTGAAACGGCTGATATTGGCACCGCTCAGCGGTGCGTCAAGATATTTGCTGATCTCCGCAGCAAACGACTCCGAAGCGGTCCCCGCAAAAATTTTGTATCCGCGCATCTGCAACCTTTTACTGTTTTATTGGCGCGATTATACCCAATGATGCCTCTTAGAGAGTTAAAAATTAAAAGTTAAAGGTTGGATTTTTTTGGGAAGTTTAAAATGGAATTTCATGCGTTGAAAAATGTTAATGGTCGGGGTGAGAGGATTCGAACCTCCGACCTCCTCGTCCCGAACGAGGCGCGCTAACCAGGCTGCGCTACACCCCGCGCAATGCAGGGTGGAATTTTACCCTGCCTTTCCTTAAATTCACATCATTCCGCAGTGGTAATCCAGCCGCCGCCCAAAAGTCTATCATCTTCATAAAACACGGCAGCCTGCCCGGAAGCGACGCCAAAAACGGGTTCGGAAAGTTTGACAAGCGCTTTACCATCCTCTTTTACCTCGACATGGCACGGCACCCTTTTTGTCCGGTAACGAACCTTTACGTCACACGCGAACTCTCTCCGGCCATCCATGAGGTTCACCCCTTCTATCTCGATTTGCCGGACTTCGAGTGCGCTGTGCGGGGTAACGACGATCTGATTCGTTTCCGGCAGGATCTCTTTGACATAGTGTGGTTCGTGTGCACCTTTGACAAAAAATCCTCGCCGTTTTCCTATCGTGTAGTGCATAAAACCTTTATGGTGTCCGATCACATTGCCCTCGGTATCCAGCACCTCACCGGGCATATCCACGGGGATGTGTTTTTTCAAAACGTCGATATAGGTCGTTTCGACGAAACAGATTTCGCTCGACTCCTTCTGGGTCGCGAAACTCTCCAGCGCCTCGATCTTCGCCGCATAAGCTTTGACATCCTCTTTTCTCCACTCACCGAGTGGAAACAGAAGCCGGGGAATGATCTTTTTGTCGATGTCGAAAAGGAAATAGCTCTGGTCTTTCGTCTCATCCAGGGCTTCGAGGATATAGGTGCCGTCATGACGCACATAGTGTCCCGTTGCAAGATAATCCGCTCCGATTTCATCGGCATACTCGATCATCTTTCCAAACTTGATCTGCCGGTTGCATTTGGCACAGGGATTGGGTGTCAAGCCCTGCCGATAACTTTCGACAAATGGTTTGTAGACCGCTTCTTCGAAATCTTTCGAAAGATCGAGCATTTTCGCTTCGATACCGAGATACGCCGCAACATGCAAAACGCGTCTGAAATTCTCTTCATGATAACCCGGCTTTTCATGAAGCTTCATATAGACACCCTCGACCTCGTAGCCGGCATCGAGAAGCAGTTTCGCCGTGACGGTCGAATCGACGCCGCCACTCATTCCGACAAGTACTTTTTTCTTCATTTCGTTCACCGTTTTCATCGGATGTAGTCCATCCTGGGATATTCCAATACCGGTCCCGGCTATGCATTATCACTTCAAAACAAAAGAGAAGCCATTGGCTGCAAGAGAGAACCTCGCAGGTATAGCCAAAATCACGTCAAAAAGGTTCAGTGAAATCAGATGACGGCTTTTGACCCGAGGGGCGAATGGCTTTGCACCCTATTGTGGCACCAGCGTACATTGGAAGCTGTCCGTAGCGCTTACGACACGCTTTCTTGTCTTATGAAGCAAACCATTCGTTTAAAGTGACGATGTTTGGCTGGGAGAAATTTGGTATAAGTAAATATACTATCTATTTTTCAAAAAATCAAGACTTGAGTGTTTCTAGACGATCCCGTTTGGAACCGATATGGGTAATCTGAACACCGAAATTTCCGTCAACGATCACTACTTCGCCGTAAGCGATAACCTTGTCGTCGACAAGAATTTCGAGAGGATCGTTCGCCAGCTGATCGAGTTCGATCACCGATCCGATATCCATCGAAAGGACGTCTTTAAGAAGCATCTTTTTGCTTCCGATGCGTACACGAAGCGGCAGCTTGACATCGAGAATCAGGCCGATATTTTTCATCTCCGACTGATCGACGGGAACCGTTTCGGACGTTTCGGAAGCGGGCACAGCCGGTGTGGCCGGCGCCGCGGAGGCAGATGGCCGAGAGGCATCCTCTTTATCGACCAGCGGCATGAGATTCTCATCCAGCAGCGTCATAAAAATGCCATTGATGACACCCAAAGAGAAGTTGTAGGCCAACAGCGTCGCATACTCGCTGATGTCGATATCCTCCCCTTCCTCGTAAAATTTGATCTCTGTCACTTCAAAGGAGAGCTCAGGAAACTCTTTTTGCGCCTTCATCGCCGTCGCAAGGGCCCCGAAAATATTGGAGACGATCTCTTTGACCGCATCCAGGTCATCACTGTCCATCGTCGGTTTGCTCTCGCCTTCACCACCGAGCATCATGTCCGAAAGCGCCGTACCGAGCATCGGAGAGATCGCTATGGCCATCTTGCCGTTCAACTCACCCGTGACACGAATGGTTACCAAAGACATTGGCGCGATGACATTCGGAATATCCGTTACCGGCTCTTTCTCTTTGAATTTCACATCGGGGCGCTGCCCCGTCAAACCTTCGATGGTTGCGGCCGTCTCGCGTGCCAGCAGTTCGATCCAATCAGCCATTGACGACCTCCTCGTTCTCGTTCAGTGTATTGGCCAGACGCATCCGACGTTCCTGTTCGATCTCCTGCAGAATCTTTTTGACCTCATCTTTTTCATCGACGATCAATTCGGTCACCTCGAGGGATTTTCTGAAGCGCCGCAGTCCAATTTTGCCGATAAAACGATCCTTGCCGTCGGCATTGATCACCGCCGTGTCGTCAGCCGGGCGGTCGAGCCGGATAATGTCGCCCTGTTTGAGGCCGAGAAG
Coding sequences:
- a CDS encoding ribose-phosphate pyrophosphokinase; protein product: MRGYKIFAGTASESFAAEISKYLDAPLSGANISRFSDGEIGCQISESVRGRDVFIIQSTGAPSNDNLMELLIMTDALRRSSAKSINAVVPYFGYARQDRKAAPRVPITAKLVANLIETAGIDRVITMDLHAGQIQGFFDIPVDNLYGAILFINHIKSKNLDDLIVASPDIGGVARARYFASRLGVDMAIVDKRREKANVSEVMNIIGDVAGKNVVLVDDMIDTAGTIVKSAAALKEHGAKSVIACCTHPVLSGPAYERIREGELDELIVSDTLPLKEACDKITVLPAAPVFAEVIRRVYHNESVNSLFS
- the lepA gene encoding translation elongation factor 4, yielding MQKNIRNFSIIAHIDHGKSTLADRIIQECGAVTERELGTQMMDTMDIEQERGITIKAQSVRLTYVKDGQPYILNLIDTPGHVDFSYEVSKSLASSEGALLVVDASQGVEAQTIANVYIALENDLEIIPVINKIDLPAADPDRVVEEIEQTIGLDCSGAIYASAKTGEGIRELLDAIVDRVPAPQGDEEAPTKAIIYDSWFDNYLGALALVRVFDGSIKKGQEVLIMGTGKKHQVLGLTYPHPLKPTKTNEIKTGEVGIVVLGLKNVSDVAVGDTITDAKHPTKEPVGGFKEVRPFVFAGLYPIDTDKFEELRDALDKLKLNDASISYEPESSVALGFGFRVGFLGMLHMEVVKERLEREFGLDLIATAPTVVYKVELTDGTEVEVQNPSEMPDTSKIEKIYEPYVRATIITPKEFLGNIITMMADRRGVQEKMEYLNEDRVMLVYAVPMNEIVVDFYDKLKSATKGYASFDYEPIDYREGDLVKLDVRVAGDVVDALSIIVPREKAQSRGRELVKTMKELIPRQLFEVAVQASVGNKVIARETVKSMGKNVTAKCYGGDITRKRKLLEKQKEGKKRMKAIGKVQLPQDAFLAVLKID
- a CDS encoding ComF family protein, translating into MRCLSCRRLSFSLLCSVCREHYLKPEPRIRKLETGLEVISFYAYDEIEPFLLTKHLPHGWFIYRILAKEAFKALSQTKRTTFAIPVDDDPSGGYSHTAILAKGLKRYGYRPLFGRLHAQNRLSYSGQPLAFRVQNPRDFRYTGPTNIDAVLVDDIITTGLTLKEAHGRLLQHGVDLLGAFVLADVDRA
- a CDS encoding BaiN/RdsA family NAD(P)/FAD-dependent oxidoreductase translates to MPYDLIILGAGAAGLMAAAHQRSRKVLILEHNSRPGAKIAISGGGRCNITNQNLSSSYYLGDPKFVEKVLNRFDNEALIAFLRHHGLEPVVRKECQYFCPDRAQALTDLLLRAAPSVEISYETEIFGAQKPGELFVVETSKGEVYAKKLLIATGGLSYSSVGATGIGYEIAESFGHGIVPLRPALVGLTLQPEQVWMKELSGLSLSVTVQVGRRLLEGDILFAHRGVSGPVLLDASLYWNQGKITVDFLPGRRFKSLFGSSAKTAASQIPLPKRFVKAFFSALALPNIPYRSMREGQKQRLSLLKSYAFAPAGTFGYAKAEVTKGGVATDEIDPETMQSRLVDGLYFAGEVVDVTGRLGGYNFQWAFSSAVVAAKSV
- a CDS encoding DEAD/DEAH box helicase — encoded protein: MEQETIEQQTQEEQPEQSTMSFSDFGFKQPIMRAIDRMGFKVPSPIQEKVIPLILEGHDVVGQAHTGTGKTAAFGLPALNNIEWRNGVDMLVITPTRELATQVSDELFSLGRFAGIRTVSVYGGQSYRRQLDLISRGAQVVVATPGRLLDMLSSGKLEDFNPSIVVLDEADEMLDMGFLDDIKEIFSYLPQQRQTLLFSATMPEPIKDLARHILHEPKFVSVTKKETTNKDIRQLYYVIEEKDRDDAIVRLLDKEEPEKAIVFCRMKREVDRVAELLQAQGVNARGLHGDMEMRERMEVIKGFRGRDIDILVATDVAARGLNIENVSHVFNYHIPFDPESYVHRIGRTGRAGKKGTAITLVTPLEFKELERIRQKVGTKMEYGFVDEGGESAENVAERFLDAVREQDINQEAVKIYEVLENEMAPQKVAYKLISMILDKGILSRQGSGIGLSQDEVERLMAMSGVGEKSKKGGNRKRRSGGGGGNRRRSGGGRRY